GGCGCCGCACGCCCCTGTTCGACCGACTTTCCAACGACGACATGAAACCGTTTGCATTCGTGTTCCCCGGCCAGGGCTCCCAGGCCGTCGGCATGCTCGACGCCTGGGGCGACCACCCGGCCGTGCAGCAGGCCATCGCCGAAGCCTCCGAGGCGCTGGGCGAGGACATCGGCCGCCTGATCCACGACGGCCCCAAGGAGGCGCTGGCGCTGACTACCAATACCCAGCCGGTGATGCTGGTGGCGGGCGTGGCGGCCTATCGCGCCTGGCTGGCCGAGGGCGGCGCCAAGCCCGCCGTGGTGGCCGGCCACTCGCTGGGCGAGTACTCGGCGCTGGTCGCCGCCGGCGCCCTGAGCCTGGCCGACGCCGCGCCGCTGGTGCGCTTTCGCGCCCAGGCCATGCAGGAAGCCGTGCCGGTGGGCGAGGGCGCCATGGCCGCCGTGCTGGGCATGGACGCCCAAAAGGTGGTGGAAGGCTGCGCCGAGGCCCAGCGTTCCTTCGGCACCAACTCGCTGGAGGCGGTCGAGGCGGTGAACTTCAACGACCCCGCGCAGACCGTCATCGCCGGCAGCAAGGCGGCGGTCGACAAGGCCTGCGAAGTGCTCAAGGCCCATGGCGCCAAGCGCGCCTTGCCGCTGCCGGTGTCGGCGCCGTTCCACTCCAGCCTGATGAAGCCGGCGGCCGACCGGCTGCGCGAGCGGCTGGCCCAGGTGGCCATCGCCGCCCCGCAGATTCCCGTGGTCAACAACATCGAGGCCAGGGTCGAGACCGACCCCGGCCGCATCCGCGCCGCCCTGTACGAGCAGGCCTTCGGGCCGGTGCGCTGGGTCGACTGCATCCGGGCGATCCAGGGCCGCGGCGTCGGCGTGGTGCTGGAGTGCGGCCCGGGCAAGGTGC
The sequence above is a segment of the Ramlibacter tataouinensis genome. Coding sequences within it:
- the fabD gene encoding ACP S-malonyltransferase; amino-acid sequence: MKPFAFVFPGQGSQAVGMLDAWGDHPAVQQAIAEASEALGEDIGRLIHDGPKEALALTTNTQPVMLVAGVAAYRAWLAEGGAKPAVVAGHSLGEYSALVAAGALSLADAAPLVRFRAQAMQEAVPVGEGAMAAVLGMDAQKVVEGCAEAQRSFGTNSLEAVEAVNFNDPAQTVIAGSKAAVDKACEVLKAHGAKRALPLPVSAPFHSSLMKPAADRLRERLAQVAIAAPQIPVVNNIEARVETDPGRIRAALYEQAFGPVRWVDCIRAIQGRGVGVVLECGPGKVLQGLCKRIDPALAAGAVYDPASLAEAKGLLA